The genomic window TTATTTGGCTTCCACATGTGGGGATGTGTTTGCCGTCCGTCTGCGTGTTACAAATTCGTTGCACGCGATTGAACATGTACGCCCAACTgtttgtacaaaaataaaaaaaagtgagtaAAGGAGTCAAATTTTAacggcacaaaaaaagaaagaaagacaaaaagaaaaaataataaaaaaaaacaatagtATCATAATATAATTGCGATGCGTCATATTTGCGGATATTTTACTCCacagttgttaaaaaaaaaaaaagacttcGAATGTCACTCAACATTTTCGGCAATTTTGCTATTTAAGTCATCCAGGGAGATATTTGAAACCATTAAAACCTACGAAATTGAGGGAATTATTTAGGTGGATAAGCGGAACAGAAACTTTAAAGACAGCGCATTCTACTTGGCGCTTGTTCATGCCATTTCGTTTTTACTTTGTCCCTTGATTTCAGCCCGGAAACGATGGATATGTCCCTCTTTTTCAAGTCCACTGAAAAGTGTGCGCcgcaggggaagaaaaaaaaaaaaaaaaaaattaaaaccgCGTAAAAGTGTAGCAGCGTAACCGCACAACCGTGTATGCGCTTTTCGCAGAATGCTACGCCGTCGCAATATTGAACTTACGGATATCAGAGAAGTAACCTATGATGGCAATATTGGACTGGTTGTTTATTGGCTGCTCTTGAATATTAATATTCAGCACTTCCCTATCTGAGTTAAAATCTGTAGAGGAACgcggaaaagaaacaaaccGGCGTGAAACTTAGGTATATGCTTAAGGAGTCACCAATACAGATGGATAATCGCAATTTGCAACTGGACGTGCACTCTCTAAGCGAGCATTGTTTTGTGTAATGATTACATATGGACGTGTTCTTTGCATTAGGCTTAACACGcagatttattaaaaaattttcatcttttttttttatataactGGGGAGATTTTcagttacattttttgcctgaacgatcagaagaaaaaggggcacataACATGTtcggaggggaaaaagaaaaaaaagaaaaccttTTAAGGAGAATTGCCACTAAACTTGGGTGTGCAAAAGCGCTTCCTCAGttttgtccacttttttttcatcttaaCCGTTTCTTTGGCTACACTTTTCGGCATTTTCCTCAAAAGGTTGTTTATCAAAAATTTCATATTCTTGTGATGTGCTTGCAACTGCGTACATGCAATGTgggcacatgtgtataaataaatgtgtCTGTGCGTGCGTGATGCGAGCGTGTATTTGCGCAGACGGGCTAAATCAGTGaactttcacattttagggtaaACAAAAGGAATCCCTAATTTTGCATACTGAtcggaatgaaaaaaagggggaaacttTTACACCAAACAAACGTGTTTATAAGTGCTGTATGAATTTGCTTACATGGCGGGCTTTCATACAAAGTGGAGCAATCCTTTTTAAGGTGAAACTTTTTATCCTTCCATttggaataataaaaaaaaatataagcgaTGCGCAAAGTCGATACATAAAATTAGCACATAGCATGGGGAATATTACCAAATTGTTATCCTATCTAGCTaagttgcaattttttttgcgcgctatttaaaaaaaaaaaatgttgggAAGTAAATCATGGAAACGCGCACGGACCTACTGCTCTATGTGTGCCATTGTTCGCCTGAacaattgttcttttttacagTCAACCGAGTGGAATGCAACGCGTTTTGCAGTTCGATTATTCCCTATGAGGGATGATTAATTTGCGCAGTTTAAATTGAAGTCCTACAACTAGTGTTcatcttattttatttcgcattattttgtttaactttatttattttgctttattttttcccttcatagTAAGTTGTACGCAGTTTGCTACCTAGAAtggtgtatatgtgcatatttgcGTAAAAAACAGTGAATGGCAATTTTTAGTTGCTTAgttatacaattttttttttttcttgccaCCAAGCAAAGCGTAAAAGAATTATAGCTGAGTGCTTACTTCTTCACAATGTAACGCTTGGGAGTGTATATAAGTTTTCCTCATTCCGTGGTTATTAATTGAGGGGCACTGCCGAAAGGTATgcttatttaaaatttcttaTTTCCTCTAATTCGGAAAATGCAATCTGTGAAGGATTGGCTATTTTCTACCATGCGTGCCTTATAACAACCTTTTTCGCGCGcatggtattttttttattgttgtgTATGCGACCTGATATGAGTGGCTTGCTCCTTAAGTCGATCAGGTTACGTGTATTAATACTCATGAGAACATACTTAAAAACGTATTTGTTAACCTTTTTGACGCCTCTAAAAAAAACCCTTTATTCTGGTATAGGGCACCCTCCCTTAATGTGCCAAGGATTAAGAAACCCTACAAAAAATAGGGGTTGTTAAGCCTTATATAGGGATAAGTCAGTTTCAGATGGAGGCAAATAATAAGAGCACTACCCCTAAATTTAtacagaagagaaaaaaaaatagcacagtaataaaatttaccGTTATTAatattacgaaaaaaaaaaaaaagaggtagtTAATTTATTACCACCTATTATTCACATCCTTCACCTTCCCacaaaatattcttttttcccagtGCGGCAAGCTTACATATGTAATTCGCACGACGTGTACCGACCGGTACcatcacatatttttattatacacTTATCATAACTTGAGCAGATGTATGCGCCGTACAGTTATATGcacctatacatatatacatgttacatatacagaaatatatatgcacctTTTCTCGTTTACTGATTTAAGCTGCAACCCTTTTAACTGTTCCTGCGGAGTATAGCGctcgtaaaaaatatttctcctttttttcgcataaagggtaaaaaaaaaagaaaaaagaaatagatgACGGTTTCGCAAAGCAGAAGTGCTTATAGCACATGAAGAAGGTGTATGCCCACACTGACATACATTAGTAAAAAAGGTTAAACGCATTAAGCGCAAAAGTGCTAAATGCGCACGTACTGCATCGCAGGGGGTTGATGCAGGAGAATTTGTATTGATAAGAATGAACGAATTTGTTTTGTATAAATTAATACACCTCGTGCTTTTCtatttaacatattttttaaaaatatatgcaataaaataaaatgcataaaaaaaaaaaaactgataacagggaaaaaatgttaactGTTGCAgattacaatttttaattatataaaagTTATGTACATTTGGGCTGAAATAAGTAAAGGTTTCACATtgcttttgttattttttctctggctttaaagaacaaataagaaTATGCTTATTTAGCCAATACCACTGAAATTTGCTGTTTCCAAGGTAAGGAAAGATTTGCGCGACgagcgaaaaaaagagagttTTACCAAATGGGCTAGTGAATGTATTAGCGGAATGGTGAACAAATGAGTGAatgtattatgtatacattaaTTTACATGGAACAGATGtttacccctttttacaATACGTTGTAACTGTTCTTGACCGTGAGAGTATACCCCACGCCGCGTAACTATTACTAGCTCctctacaaaaaaagagaaaaaactcACATAAATGACGTATCGTTAACCTATACgaatgtgttcatttttatgttaaagtCTACTAATatgaggaataaaaaaaaataataataaagttGAGCCTGGCAAAAGTGCCTTTTTTGTCTCCTCATTCGCGAgaaattttgttcttgtATCCGTTTTTTAATCAGTGAAAATTGGAGTACATTTCTTTATTCCGTTTCATTATTCGCACAGTGCAATATATACACCCGCCGAGTGTGTCATTttgtgaaataaaaaaaaaaagaaagtacaTGCAATTTGCACCTTCATATGCaacagttctttttttttttgcgtcgCGCTATGCGTGTCCACCGCGCTCGCATTTGTGTACCCAGCGTATAGGCGCAAGGTGCAATCGGCTGACCGATAGCTGCCATCTGTCACCTGTAGCGTGCCGCTGTAAGCGCTTTATCCTAGTTTCTCCCTAACAGAGCCCCCTTTTTGTCACCCCCCCTACAGATGTATCTGTGCTACGTCCTTCTGTTTATCCCCCCCCTGGTGGGGCTGATTTTCTCAATAATAGAGTGCCTGTGGGTAAGCAGGATCAACATAAACGGGCCCGAAGATAAGGTAGATAAGGTGGAAGATGGATTAGTTCAGGTagataaaatgaaggaaatagCATCCTACATCGCAGAAGGAGCCAACGCATTCTTAGCAAAGGAATACCAATATCTAACAGTGTTCATTGTTGTATTTTCCGTTCTGTTGGCTCTCTTTGTCAGTTACTACACAGCTATTAGCTTTGTGTTGGGTTGCTTAACGTCCATATTGTGTGGTTACATAGGCATGAAAATAGCAGTATATGCCAATGTAAGAACGACAAATGAGACATGGAAAAGCTTGGATAAGGGATTCCAAGTGACCCTGAATGCAGGTACCGTTATGGGATTTTCCCTAGTATCATTTAGCATTATAGCCTTAGGACTGCTTATCTATGTTTATAAGAACTTTGTTTTTAAAGGCGTAATGTTGGAATCCAGCATCTATAAGGTAATTGCTGGATTCGGTTTGGGAGGTTCTTCTATAGCATTATTTTCAAGAGTCGGAGGAGGTATATACACCAAGGCAGCTGACGTCGGTGCCGACTTgtcaggaaaaaatgaatatggTATTCCAGAAGATGATATAAGAAATCCAGCCTGTATAGCAGATAACGTAGGAGATAATGTTGGGGATATGGCAGGAATGGGAGCAGATTTATTTGGATCTCTAGCCGAAAGTTTATGTGCAGCTTTGGTTATCGGGTCATCTGTACTAAgtttaaaggaaggaagcaacGCTAACATAAATCACTGTATCTTGTACCCATTAACATTTTGCAGTGTCAGTATCATTGTCAGTATGATAACCTTTTTTATTGTCACAAGATCAGTTAAAGTCGTCGAAAAGAAAGACGTAGAAAAGACCCtaaaatatttactattCGTATCCACCATATTGCAGTCCATAGCTATAGTCGTAATTGgctacttttccttccccctttcggTTAAGTACAATGTATTGAAAGAAATACAGAGATGGAAAATCATCGTTCCAGCTTTGGTGGGCTTATGGTCAGGATTGATAATTGGATTTACAACCGAATTTTACACCTCCTATTCGTTTAGCCCAGTTCAAGAAATAGCGAACACACAAAAGGTATCAGCAGCAACCGGTATTATATATGGGTTATCTTTAGGATATAAAAGTACCTTCATTCCAATAATTTGCCTAAGTACCACCCTTGGTGTTTCCTACGGTTTGTGTGACACATACGGTATAGCCTTAGCAGCCGTAGGTATGTTAAGTACTCTGTGTATTTGTCTAACAATTGATGCTTATGGACCCATATCAGACAATGCTGGTGGTATTGCCGAAATGGCTGGTCTCCCATCTGAAGTTAGAGCAAGAACTGATATCCTTGACGCAGCAGGAAATACCACAGCAGCAATTGGTAAAGGTTTCGCCATTGGATCTGCAGCTCTGGTCGCTTTTGCATTGTTTGGAGCATACGCAAGTAGTGCCAACTTACGCCATGTGAATATCCTAAACCCATGGGTCATTATAGGTCTACTCATTGGAGCCATGTTGCCATATTTATTCTCTGCCCTAACGATGAAATCTGTTGCTATAGCTGCAAACAGTGTCTTGAATGAATGCCTAGAACAATTTCCTTTAATTCTAGCCGATAAGCAGAAACCTGATTATGATAAATGTATCAAAATATCAACTGATGCTTCCTTACGACAAATGATTGTTCCAGGTTTAATTTCCGTTTTTTCACCCCTAATCATTGGTGGTCTCATGGGAAAATATGCCACTGCTGGATTGTTAGTGGGTATTATTTTATCCGGTATTCAGCTAGCTTTTTCGTCGACAAATTCTGGAGGTGCGTGGGATAATGCAAAGAAGTATATCGAATCCGGTGCTCTAGGAACTGAACATTGCAAAGGATCCAGTGCCCACAAGAACTCAGTCATTGGAGACACCGTTGGAGATCCTCTAAAGGATACCTCAGGACCATCGCtaaacattttaattaaattgtcAGCTATCACTTCGCTTGTTTTCGCCGGCGTGATTGCCAATAATTTCACCTCCAGAAGGGGAGGTCCCATCTGGCTATAATATCACATGTGGGAAATACCCATCCATTGGCACACTGACCGATTTGCACGTTAGCCCAGTGGCAAGGTAGGGACCATCCGACTGTCATTTTGCCAATGCATCAGAGAATTGGGAAGTGAGTAAACGAagtagaaaagaagaaaaaaggcaatCCCAACTCACCCATGTGTTATAGCTTTAAGTGAATTCTCCAACTTTGTTGGGACGGAAAACGTGGTGAATATGTGACTGCAGGGAAAATGATAACAAGGCGGGTTACCCAAATGTTGATGCTGCGGTGAGCAGAAGGTTGTCTCTCTCACATGCCCGTACATTTTAGTACATGTGTCCGTCTTTAACAGATCCGTTGTACCGCTTTAAATTTAAAGTTGAACATCCCACCTGATTGATTCGCAACTGGTGCATTTCCCCCCACTTTTATGTATGAAGGAATGAGCAGCaatgtacctttttttttttttacacacaaaccgacagggaagaaaagaaaatagcaTACACTCATACACGAATGGTACCGTATGCAAATCTGCCTTGAATGATTATTAgcattatacatacatatgtacatgtatacacatataaatacatatatatacatagatatGCATATCTATGTAGATAGGTGCCCGTTTGTATGTGttttatgtatgtacgtgCGTGTATAAGGGTacatacttcttttttttccgccgacaaataataatgtttTGATCTATAGGTATTACTTCATGtagcaaatttttaattcatcCCAGCTTTTTATTCTGAAATTTGTTTTACAAAACATATCTCATGcatg from Plasmodium coatneyi strain Hackeri chromosome 12, complete sequence includes these protein-coding regions:
- a CDS encoding V-type H(+)-translocating pyrophosphatase yields the protein MQFAPSYATMYLCYVLLFIPPLVGLIFSIIECLWVSRININGPEDKVDKVEDGLVQVDKMKEIASYIAEGANAFLAKEYQYLTVFIVVFSVLLALFVSYYTAISFVLGCLTSILCGYIGMKIAVYANVRTTNETWKSLDKGFQVTLNAGTVMGFSLVSFSIIALGLLIYVYKNFVFKGVMLESSIYKVIAGFGLGGSSIALFSRVGGGIYTKAADVGADLSGKNEYGIPEDDIRNPACIADNVGDNVGDMAGMGADLFGSLAESLCAALVIGSSVLSLKEGSNANINHCILYPLTFCSVSIIVSMITFFIVTRSVKVVEKKDVEKTLKYLLFVSTILQSIAIVVIGYFSFPLSVKYNVLKEIQRWKIIVPALVGLWSGLIIGFTTEFYTSYSFSPVQEIANTQKVSAATGIIYGLSLGYKSTFIPIICLSTTLGVSYGLCDTYGIALAAVGMLSTLCICLTIDAYGPISDNAGGIAEMAGLPSEVRARTDILDAAGNTTAAIGKGFAIGSAALVAFALFGAYASSANLRHVNILNPWVIIGLLIGAMLPYLFSALTMKSVAIAANSVLNECLEQFPLILADKQKPDYDKCIKISTDASLRQMIVPGLISVFSPLIIGGLMGKYATAGLLVGIILSGIQLAFSSTNSGGAWDNAKKYIESGALGTEHCKGSSAHKNSVIGDTVGDPLKDTSGPSLNILIKLSAITSLVFAGVIANNFTSRRGGPIWL